A window from Leifsonia shinshuensis encodes these proteins:
- a CDS encoding UDP-glucose/GDP-mannose dehydrogenase family protein: MTAPKKTADQPAPRISVIGTGYLGATHAAAMAELGFDVVGVDTDPRKVKELKEGRAPFFEPGLPELIRRNVAAGRLTFTTDLAEAVAVSDVHFICVGTPQQSGSFAANLSYVEAAARGIAENLTHDGLIVGKSTVPVGTGARLRAIVADAVPAGIDVELVWNPEFLREGKAVEDTLSPDRLVFGGTSARSEATLRRIYQKPIAEGSPVLVADLPTAELVKVSANAFLATKISFINAIAEVCDAAGADVSLLADALGHDKRIGRQFLNAGLGFGGGCLPKDIRALMHRSNELGAHAAVGLLQQVDEINMGRRQRVMDLALKALGGSVLNRRIGVLGAAFKPHTDDVRDSPALNVAAALHLRGAQVVVYDPQARETAQRLFPTLGYADSTEEALTGADLTVVLTEWDEFTSADPAALASIVRNRTVIDGRNCLDAGTWSRAGWSLYAMGTVPEVAPLADDLAALAPVR; the protein is encoded by the coding sequence ATGACCGCTCCGAAGAAGACCGCAGACCAGCCCGCCCCGCGCATCAGCGTGATCGGCACCGGCTACCTGGGCGCCACCCACGCCGCCGCGATGGCCGAACTCGGGTTCGACGTCGTCGGCGTCGACACCGACCCGCGCAAGGTGAAGGAGCTGAAGGAGGGGCGCGCCCCCTTCTTCGAGCCGGGGCTGCCCGAGCTCATCCGCCGGAACGTGGCCGCCGGCCGCCTCACCTTCACCACGGACCTCGCCGAGGCGGTGGCCGTGTCGGATGTGCACTTCATCTGCGTCGGCACGCCCCAGCAGTCGGGTTCCTTCGCCGCCAACCTCTCGTACGTGGAGGCTGCTGCGCGCGGGATCGCCGAGAACCTCACCCACGACGGCCTGATCGTCGGGAAGTCGACGGTGCCGGTCGGGACCGGAGCGCGGCTCCGCGCGATCGTGGCGGATGCGGTGCCCGCGGGCATCGACGTCGAGCTGGTGTGGAACCCCGAGTTCCTCCGCGAGGGCAAGGCGGTGGAGGACACCCTGTCGCCCGACCGCCTCGTCTTCGGCGGCACCTCGGCCCGCTCGGAGGCCACCCTCCGCCGCATCTACCAGAAGCCGATCGCCGAGGGCTCGCCGGTGCTGGTCGCCGACCTGCCGACCGCCGAGCTGGTGAAGGTCAGCGCCAACGCGTTCCTCGCCACCAAGATCTCCTTCATCAACGCGATCGCGGAGGTCTGCGACGCGGCGGGGGCGGATGTGTCGCTGCTGGCGGACGCGCTGGGCCACGACAAGCGGATCGGGCGGCAGTTCCTCAACGCCGGCCTCGGCTTCGGCGGCGGCTGCCTCCCGAAGGACATCCGCGCCCTCATGCACCGCTCGAACGAGCTCGGCGCCCACGCCGCGGTCGGCCTGCTGCAGCAGGTGGACGAGATCAACATGGGCCGCCGCCAGCGGGTCATGGACCTGGCCCTCAAGGCGCTCGGCGGCTCCGTGCTCAACCGCCGGATCGGCGTGCTCGGCGCCGCGTTCAAGCCGCACACGGACGACGTGCGCGACTCGCCCGCGCTCAACGTGGCGGCAGCCCTGCACCTGCGCGGCGCGCAGGTCGTCGTGTACGACCCGCAGGCGCGGGAGACCGCGCAGCGGCTCTTCCCGACGCTCGGCTACGCCGACTCGACGGAGGAGGCGCTGACCGGCGCCGACCTGACGGTCGTGCTGACCGAGTGGGACGAGTTCACGTCCGCCGACCCGGCCGCCCTCGCATCCATCGTCCGCAACCGCACCGTCATCGACGGCCGCAACTGCCTCGACGCCGGGACGTGGAGCCGTGCCGGATGGTCGCTCTACGCCATGGGCACCGTCCCCGAGGTCGCGCCCCTGGCCGACGACCTCGCCGCCCTGGCCCCCGTCCGCTGA
- a CDS encoding glycosyl hydrolase yields the protein MSDQTAPSRTAAWWSQSKSRSQATAAAAIVLTAVLVGISAYVWVSPTGAPLRKAVDQATAVINPIAAQNAELKRNLDRATETIASQKGKLTALQKASLAAQAAAAKQLATAQQKASAAEGQLASVQAQLSAAQAKSASGSASAAGSHTSTGSGSNGGGSGSGSSAAPITAPSRAALVNPDKRYFGMYTEQAPFNWATFDATSAKVGVAPNMVGYFSGWDENFRANAVTRAWQQGRMPLMTWESRPIDARNDTVNAPAYSLPKIIRGDFDAYLHQYAKDIVATGLPLGIRLDHEMNGIWYPWSETDGQGNSINGNNVGDYVKMWRHVHDIFQQEGANSLVVWVWAPNIVNNLPASHKAPGYLEALYPGDAYVDWVGLSGYLRPPYKSDNDFSFDYTFKASLDKLRSIASKPIMLAEIGASETDGHKATWITSLFQSLGKPENSDIIGFSWFNLAVTSYVEGVRATNDWRIDSRADSLSAFITGLTRPEDDFVLTPAP from the coding sequence TTGTCTGACCAGACCGCTCCCTCGCGGACCGCCGCCTGGTGGTCCCAGTCCAAGTCCCGCTCGCAGGCCACGGCGGCCGCGGCCATCGTGCTCACCGCCGTGCTGGTCGGAATCTCGGCCTACGTCTGGGTGTCGCCGACCGGAGCCCCGCTCCGCAAGGCCGTCGACCAGGCCACCGCCGTGATCAACCCGATCGCGGCCCAGAACGCCGAGCTGAAGCGCAACCTCGACCGCGCCACAGAGACCATCGCGTCCCAGAAGGGCAAGCTCACCGCTCTGCAGAAGGCCTCCCTCGCGGCTCAGGCCGCGGCGGCGAAGCAGCTCGCCACCGCCCAGCAGAAGGCGTCCGCGGCCGAGGGGCAGCTCGCCAGCGTGCAGGCGCAGCTCTCCGCCGCGCAGGCGAAGAGCGCCTCCGGATCGGCGTCCGCCGCGGGCTCGCACACCTCGACGGGATCCGGCAGCAATGGCGGCGGGTCGGGCTCCGGCTCCTCCGCGGCCCCGATCACCGCCCCGTCGCGCGCCGCACTCGTCAACCCGGACAAGCGCTACTTCGGCATGTACACCGAGCAGGCGCCGTTCAACTGGGCGACGTTCGACGCGACCAGCGCGAAGGTCGGCGTCGCGCCCAACATGGTCGGCTACTTCAGCGGCTGGGACGAGAACTTCCGCGCCAACGCGGTCACCCGCGCCTGGCAGCAGGGCCGGATGCCGCTCATGACGTGGGAGTCGCGTCCCATCGACGCGCGCAACGACACTGTCAACGCTCCCGCCTACTCGCTGCCCAAAATCATCCGCGGCGATTTCGACGCCTACCTGCACCAGTACGCCAAGGACATCGTGGCGACCGGACTGCCGCTCGGCATCCGTCTCGACCACGAGATGAACGGCATCTGGTACCCCTGGTCGGAGACCGACGGCCAGGGCAATTCGATCAACGGCAACAACGTCGGCGACTACGTGAAGATGTGGCGGCACGTCCACGACATCTTCCAGCAGGAGGGCGCCAACAGCCTGGTCGTGTGGGTCTGGGCGCCGAACATCGTCAACAACCTGCCTGCCTCGCACAAGGCGCCGGGCTACCTGGAGGCGCTCTACCCGGGTGACGCGTATGTCGACTGGGTCGGCCTGTCGGGCTACCTGCGTCCGCCGTACAAGTCGGACAACGACTTCAGCTTCGACTACACGTTCAAGGCGAGCCTCGACAAGCTCCGTTCGATCGCGAGCAAGCCCATCATGCTCGCTGAGATCGGCGCCTCCGAGACGGATGGTCACAAGGCCACCTGGATCACGTCGCTCTTCCAATCGCTGGGGAAGCCGGAGAACTCCGACATCATCGGTTTCTCCTGGTTCAACCTCGCGGTCACCAGCTACGTCGAGGGCGTGCGCGCCACCAACGACTGGCGCATCGACTCCCGGGCGGATTCGCTCTCGGCCTTCATCACCGGGCTGACGCGTCCGGAGGACGACTTCGTCCTCACCCCGGCCCCCTGA
- a CDS encoding zinc-dependent alcohol dehydrogenase family protein encodes MRAAVIHGERDVRLEDVPTPTLFTGSGSDGLDAVVRVVAACVCGSDLWPYRGVTPTHEPHRIGHEFVGVVEEVGANVRTITPGDFVIAPFYDCDMTCVNCRNGVSTSCLHGGWWGSKDRIGGFADGGQGEFVRVPHADGSLVATPEYPRAELIPSLLTLSDVMGTGHHAAVSAGVTEGSTVVVVGDGAVGLCAVLAAKRLGASRIVAMSRHESRQALAREFGATDIVAERGDAGVAAVKELFDGIGADCVLEAVGTKESMDQAIRSARPGGMVGYVGVPNGGPELPVRPLFQSNIGVNGGVAPVRNYVEDLLQDVWSGAIEPGKVFDLEVPLDEIAEAYAAMDERRAIKTLVRP; translated from the coding sequence ATGCGTGCTGCTGTCATCCACGGAGAGCGCGATGTGCGCCTCGAAGACGTCCCCACTCCCACCCTGTTCACCGGTTCCGGATCCGACGGCCTCGACGCCGTCGTGCGCGTGGTCGCAGCCTGCGTCTGCGGCAGCGACCTGTGGCCCTACCGCGGCGTCACCCCGACGCACGAGCCCCACCGCATCGGCCACGAGTTCGTCGGCGTGGTCGAGGAGGTCGGCGCGAACGTCCGGACCATCACGCCCGGCGACTTCGTCATCGCGCCGTTCTACGACTGCGACATGACGTGCGTGAACTGCCGCAACGGCGTGAGCACCTCGTGCCTGCACGGCGGCTGGTGGGGTTCGAAGGACCGCATCGGCGGCTTCGCCGACGGCGGCCAGGGCGAGTTCGTCCGGGTCCCTCACGCTGACGGCTCCCTCGTCGCGACGCCGGAGTACCCGCGCGCCGAGCTCATCCCGAGCCTGCTGACGCTGTCGGATGTGATGGGCACCGGCCACCACGCCGCCGTCTCGGCCGGCGTCACAGAGGGCAGCACGGTCGTCGTGGTCGGCGACGGCGCCGTGGGTCTGTGCGCGGTGCTCGCCGCGAAGCGGCTCGGCGCCTCCCGCATCGTCGCCATGTCGCGGCACGAGTCCCGCCAGGCGCTCGCGCGCGAGTTCGGCGCGACGGACATCGTCGCCGAGCGCGGCGACGCCGGTGTTGCCGCAGTGAAGGAGCTGTTCGACGGGATCGGCGCGGACTGCGTGCTCGAGGCGGTCGGCACGAAGGAGTCGATGGACCAGGCGATCCGCTCGGCGCGCCCCGGCGGCATGGTCGGCTACGTCGGCGTGCCGAACGGCGGTCCCGAGCTGCCCGTCCGTCCGCTCTTCCAGAGCAACATCGGCGTGAACGGCGGTGTCGCACCGGTGCGCAACTACGTCGAGGATCTGCTGCAGGATGTGTGGTCCGGCGCCATCGAGCCGGGCAAGGTGTTCGACCTGGAGGTGCCGCTCGACGAGATCGCCGAGGCCTACGCCGCCATGGACGAGCGCCGCGCGATCAAGACGCTCGTGCGTCCATAG
- the galU gene encoding UTP--glucose-1-phosphate uridylyltransferase GalU: MTSYVTKAVIPAAGLGTRFLPATKAMPKEMLPVVDKPAIQYVVEEAVTSGLHDVLLVTGRNKNALENHFDRNAELEDALAKKGDHDRLLKVSYSTSLADMHYVRQGDPKGLGHAVLRAKMHIGHEPFAVLLGDDIIDARDPLLGRMLEVQHALNTTVVALMEVPPESIHLYGAAAVVETDDDDVVRITGLVEKPSRENAPSNYAVIGRYVLRPEIFDILEKTEPGKGGEIQLTDALQGLATAPAWTGGVHGVIFRGRRYDTGDRLDYLKAIVQLAVAREDLGPELLPWLKEFATTAGPAETAPIPTLPAMPSLVPAAETPVKPAPKRVAPAKAPARIPAEPERELEAAVGA; this comes from the coding sequence ATGACCAGTTACGTGACGAAGGCGGTCATCCCGGCGGCGGGACTCGGCACCCGCTTCCTTCCGGCGACCAAGGCGATGCCCAAGGAGATGCTCCCGGTGGTCGACAAGCCGGCTATCCAGTACGTCGTCGAGGAGGCCGTCACCTCCGGCCTCCACGACGTGCTGCTGGTGACCGGCCGCAACAAGAACGCGCTCGAGAACCACTTCGACCGCAACGCCGAGCTCGAGGACGCCCTGGCGAAGAAGGGCGACCACGACCGCCTGCTGAAGGTCAGCTACTCCACGTCGCTCGCCGACATGCACTACGTGCGGCAGGGCGACCCGAAGGGCCTCGGCCACGCCGTTCTGCGCGCCAAGATGCACATCGGGCACGAGCCGTTCGCGGTGCTGCTCGGCGACGACATCATCGACGCCCGGGACCCGCTGCTCGGCCGGATGCTGGAGGTGCAGCACGCGCTCAACACGACCGTCGTCGCCCTGATGGAGGTGCCGCCGGAGTCCATCCACCTGTACGGTGCCGCCGCGGTGGTCGAGACGGACGACGACGACGTGGTGCGGATCACGGGTCTCGTCGAGAAGCCGAGCCGCGAGAACGCGCCGTCGAACTACGCCGTGATCGGCCGCTACGTTCTGCGCCCGGAGATCTTCGACATCCTGGAGAAGACCGAGCCGGGCAAGGGCGGCGAGATCCAGCTGACCGACGCGTTGCAGGGCCTCGCTACCGCGCCCGCCTGGACCGGCGGTGTGCACGGGGTCATCTTCCGCGGTCGCCGCTACGACACGGGGGACCGGCTGGACTACCTGAAGGCGATCGTTCAGCTGGCGGTCGCGCGCGAGGACCTCGGGCCGGAGCTGCTGCCCTGGCTGAAGGAGTTCGCCACGACGGCCGGTCCCGCTGAGACCGCGCCCATCCCGACGCTGCCGGCGATGCCGTCGCTGGTCCCGGCCGCGGAGACCCCCGTCAAGCCGGCGCCGAAGCGCGTAGCGCCCGCCAAGGCGCCCGCACGGATCCCGGCAGAGCCGGAGCGCGAGCTGGAGGCCGCGGTCGGCGCCTGA
- a CDS encoding glycosyltransferase family 2 protein, whose protein sequence is MFIFLLQLRHMLGGHPEFYLFAVYSALIWVIWIVKVLMSRRYRAYTGEFHGTTSVVVPVVDEPLDLFRDVLGRMVEQRPGEIIVVINGAPNPELAEVCEEFAPLVRWVHTPIPGKRNAVMIGTKMSTGEITVLVDSDTIWTEGTLAELVKPFADQRVGGVTTKQRILEPARSWITRWADWLENSRALYSMPAQSVVGQIGCLPGRTIAFRRSILMRVMDKFMTEKFLGVFLEVSDDRTLTNLTLKEGYRTVYQHTSLVYTDAPLKVKKLFKQQLRWARGSQYNTLRMLPWMLGHAPVLAFFFVMDIILPFMLAGVIGGWIYRSITGGGYNFYEGFLKSYGIEGGILTVVALMVASSVISMSIRQIRHLSEKPSDFFRLPVFIIVSTFFLMPIRLIGFFRMAHASGWGTRAGAYAGGPGEISSEEEIAQHTTPAAPSGHVAPALPDSVGGMTTATALATRTQLATRAEAKAAAAAPAPKPAKSRRRKLNPYAAIPYLIGIAILTLEALFLV, encoded by the coding sequence GTGTTCATCTTCCTTCTTCAACTCCGCCACATGCTCGGCGGCCATCCCGAGTTCTATCTCTTCGCCGTCTACTCCGCCCTGATCTGGGTCATCTGGATCGTCAAGGTGCTCATGTCGCGCCGCTACCGGGCCTACACCGGGGAGTTCCACGGCACGACCAGCGTCGTCGTGCCCGTGGTCGACGAGCCGCTCGACCTGTTCCGCGACGTGCTCGGCCGGATGGTCGAGCAGCGTCCGGGCGAGATCATCGTCGTCATCAACGGCGCCCCCAACCCCGAGCTGGCGGAGGTGTGCGAGGAGTTCGCCCCGCTCGTGCGGTGGGTCCACACGCCCATCCCGGGCAAGCGGAACGCGGTCATGATCGGGACGAAGATGTCGACCGGCGAGATCACGGTGCTGGTGGACTCGGACACGATCTGGACCGAGGGCACCCTGGCCGAGCTGGTCAAGCCGTTCGCCGACCAGCGCGTCGGCGGCGTCACGACCAAGCAGCGCATCCTGGAGCCGGCCCGCAGCTGGATCACCCGCTGGGCGGACTGGCTGGAGAACTCCCGCGCGCTCTACTCGATGCCCGCGCAGAGCGTCGTCGGCCAGATCGGCTGCCTTCCCGGCCGGACCATCGCGTTCCGCCGCTCGATCCTGATGCGGGTCATGGACAAGTTCATGACCGAGAAGTTCCTCGGCGTGTTCCTCGAGGTCTCAGACGACCGCACGCTGACGAACCTCACGCTGAAGGAGGGCTACCGCACCGTCTACCAGCACACCAGCCTTGTCTACACGGACGCCCCGCTCAAGGTGAAGAAGCTCTTCAAGCAGCAGCTCCGCTGGGCGCGCGGCAGCCAGTACAACACGCTGCGCATGCTTCCGTGGATGCTCGGCCACGCGCCGGTGCTGGCGTTCTTCTTCGTGATGGACATCATCCTGCCGTTCATGCTCGCCGGCGTCATCGGCGGCTGGATCTACCGCTCGATCACCGGCGGCGGCTACAACTTCTACGAGGGCTTCCTGAAGTCCTACGGGATCGAGGGCGGCATCCTCACCGTCGTGGCGCTGATGGTCGCGTCGTCGGTGATCAGCATGTCGATCCGTCAGATCCGCCACCTCTCCGAGAAGCCGAGCGACTTCTTCCGTCTGCCGGTGTTCATCATCGTGTCGACCTTCTTCCTGATGCCGATCCGCCTGATCGGGTTCTTCCGGATGGCGCACGCCAGTGGATGGGGCACCCGCGCCGGCGCCTACGCCGGCGGCCCCGGCGAGATCAGCTCCGAGGAGGAGATCGCGCAGCACACCACCCCGGCCGCTCCGTCGGGCCACGTGGCCCCCGCGCTCCCGGACTCCGTCGGCGGCATGACCACCGCGACCGCGCTGGCGACTCGCACGCAGCTGGCCACCCGGGCCGAGGCCAAGGCGGCAGCCGCCGCTCCCGCCCCCAAGCCCGCAAAGAGCCGTCGTCGCAAGCTCAACCCTTACGCCGCCATCCCCTACCTGATCGGCATCGCGATCCTGACCCTGGAGGCTCTCTTCCTTGTCTGA
- a CDS encoding AAA family ATPase: MANMQGAPSTQEEAKSALEQYGVNLTEIAKSGKLDPVIGRDAEIRRVSQVLTRRTKNNPVLIGEPGVGKTAVVEGLAQRIVAGDVADSLKGKQLVALDLSALVAGAMYRGQFEERLKAVLKEINDAEGQIITFVDELHILMGAGGGEGSVAASNMLKPMLARGELRLIGATTLNEYREFIEKDAALERRFQQVYVGEPSVEDTVAILRGLKGRYEAHHGVTIEDSALVAAASLSNRYITARQLPDKAIDLIDEAASRLKMEIDSAPVEIDTLQRQVERMKLEEFALKKEKDEASKERLEQLRERLREQEAQLEELQARWRAEKASLNRVGELRSQLEEAKTKRDLALRDGRYQEASRIEYETIPSIERELAEAEQAEHDHPRMVNEQVTADDIAAVVAAWTGIPVDRLTQGETEKLLHLEHELGRRIIGQKKAVQAVADAVRRTRAGISDPGRPTGSFLFLGPTGVGKTELAKALAAFLFDDEKAMVRIDMSEYGEKFSVSRLVGAPPGYVGYEQGGQLTEAVRRRPYSVILLDEVEKAHPEVFDVLLQVLDDGRLTDGQGRTVDFRNTILILTSNLGSQYLVDPTLNATEREEAVLQMVRQAFKPEFVNRLDDIVVFSALTQEELGEIVELGIDHLMQRLTERRLELAVTPDARAWLAERGYDPIYGARPLRRLMQREIEDRLATALLAGEIRDGDLVRVDLDREADRLTVGAVRE; the protein is encoded by the coding sequence ATGGCGAACATGCAGGGTGCGCCCTCCACGCAGGAGGAGGCGAAGAGCGCACTCGAACAGTACGGCGTGAACCTCACGGAGATCGCCAAGAGCGGCAAGCTCGACCCGGTGATCGGGCGGGATGCCGAGATCCGTCGTGTCAGCCAGGTGCTGACCCGTCGCACCAAGAACAACCCCGTGCTCATCGGCGAGCCCGGCGTCGGAAAGACGGCGGTCGTCGAAGGCCTCGCCCAGCGCATCGTCGCGGGGGACGTGGCCGACTCCCTCAAGGGGAAGCAGCTGGTCGCGCTCGACCTGTCGGCGCTGGTCGCCGGCGCGATGTACCGCGGGCAGTTCGAGGAGCGGCTGAAGGCCGTCCTCAAGGAGATCAACGACGCCGAGGGCCAGATCATCACGTTCGTGGACGAGCTCCACATCCTGATGGGCGCCGGCGGCGGGGAGGGGTCCGTCGCGGCCTCCAACATGCTGAAGCCGATGCTGGCCCGCGGTGAGCTGCGGCTCATCGGCGCGACCACGCTCAACGAGTACCGCGAGTTCATCGAGAAGGATGCGGCCCTCGAGCGCCGCTTCCAGCAGGTCTACGTCGGCGAGCCGTCGGTCGAGGACACCGTCGCGATCCTCCGCGGCCTCAAGGGCCGGTACGAGGCGCACCACGGCGTCACCATCGAGGACTCCGCGCTCGTCGCAGCCGCATCCCTGTCCAACCGCTACATCACCGCCCGGCAGCTGCCGGACAAGGCGATCGACCTGATCGACGAGGCCGCCTCGCGGCTGAAGATGGAGATCGACTCCGCGCCGGTCGAGATCGACACGCTGCAGCGGCAGGTCGAGCGGATGAAGCTGGAGGAGTTCGCCCTCAAGAAGGAGAAGGACGAGGCCAGCAAGGAGCGCCTGGAGCAGCTGCGCGAGCGGCTGCGCGAGCAGGAGGCCCAGCTCGAGGAGCTGCAGGCCCGGTGGCGCGCCGAGAAGGCGTCCCTCAACCGGGTCGGCGAGCTGCGCTCGCAGCTGGAGGAAGCCAAGACGAAGCGCGACCTCGCGCTCCGCGACGGCCGGTACCAGGAGGCGTCCCGCATCGAGTACGAGACCATCCCGTCCATCGAGCGCGAGCTCGCGGAGGCCGAGCAGGCCGAGCACGACCACCCGCGCATGGTGAACGAGCAGGTCACCGCCGACGACATCGCCGCGGTGGTGGCGGCCTGGACGGGCATCCCCGTCGACCGCCTCACCCAGGGCGAGACCGAGAAGCTGCTGCACCTGGAGCACGAGCTCGGCCGCCGCATCATCGGCCAGAAGAAGGCCGTGCAGGCGGTGGCGGATGCGGTCCGCCGCACCCGCGCGGGCATCTCGGACCCGGGACGCCCGACCGGCTCGTTCCTGTTCCTCGGCCCGACCGGTGTCGGCAAGACGGAGCTGGCGAAGGCGCTCGCCGCCTTCCTCTTCGACGACGAGAAGGCCATGGTCCGCATCGACATGAGCGAGTACGGCGAGAAGTTCTCCGTGTCGCGTCTCGTCGGCGCACCTCCCGGCTATGTCGGTTACGAGCAGGGCGGTCAGCTGACGGAGGCTGTCCGGCGCCGTCCCTACTCGGTGATCCTCCTCGACGAGGTCGAGAAGGCGCACCCCGAGGTGTTCGACGTGCTGCTGCAGGTGCTCGACGACGGTCGCCTGACCGACGGGCAGGGCCGCACGGTCGACTTCCGCAACACGATCCTGATCCTGACGTCGAACCTCGGCAGCCAGTACCTGGTCGACCCGACGCTGAACGCGACGGAGCGCGAGGAGGCGGTGCTGCAGATGGTGCGGCAGGCCTTCAAGCCGGAGTTCGTCAACCGTCTCGACGACATCGTCGTGTTCTCCGCGCTCACGCAGGAGGAGCTGGGCGAGATCGTCGAGCTCGGCATCGACCACCTGATGCAGCGGCTCACCGAGCGCCGGCTGGAGCTGGCGGTCACTCCGGACGCGCGTGCGTGGCTGGCCGAGCGCGGTTACGACCCGATCTACGGCGCCCGCCCGCTCCGGCGGCTCATGCAGCGCGAGATCGAGGACCGTCTCGCCACGGCGCTGCTCGCCGGCGAGATCCGCGACGGCGACCTGGTCCGGGTCGATCTGGACCGCGAGGCCGACCGCCTCACCGTCGGCGCGGTGCGCGAGTAG
- a CDS encoding dihydrofolate reductase family protein, with protein sequence MGDVVMYSSVSVDGFIADQDDQPGPLFDWLLNGDVPLDDGGVLKVSQVSHDYVRAYWDRIGVTVVGRHVFDMTDGWDGAPPAGVDHVVVVTHRPAPEGWDAKAPFSFVDGIEPALRRAQEIAGDRVVEVAAGDVGGQAFAAGLIDEVRMDVAPVVFGSGKRYFGAVDAQQLLDGPVEILQGDGVLHLRYRVRR encoded by the coding sequence GTGGGAGACGTCGTCATGTACAGCTCGGTGTCGGTGGACGGCTTCATCGCCGACCAGGACGACCAGCCTGGACCGCTCTTCGACTGGCTGCTCAACGGAGACGTGCCGCTCGACGACGGCGGCGTGCTGAAGGTGTCGCAGGTGTCGCACGACTACGTGCGCGCCTACTGGGACCGGATCGGTGTCACGGTCGTCGGCCGCCACGTCTTCGACATGACGGACGGCTGGGACGGCGCACCTCCCGCGGGCGTCGACCACGTCGTCGTGGTGACGCACCGGCCCGCGCCCGAGGGCTGGGACGCGAAGGCGCCGTTCTCGTTCGTGGACGGCATCGAGCCCGCGCTCCGAAGGGCCCAGGAGATCGCCGGCGACCGGGTGGTCGAGGTCGCGGCCGGCGACGTCGGCGGTCAGGCGTTCGCGGCCGGTCTCATCGACGAGGTGCGGATGGATGTCGCGCCTGTCGTGTTCGGCTCCGGCAAGAGGTACTTCGGTGCGGTCGACGCGCAGCAGCTGCTCGACGGCCCGGTCGAGATCCTCCAGGGGGACGGCGTCCTCCACCTGCGCTACCGGGTGCGCCGCTGA
- a CDS encoding nitroreductase family protein: protein MSLASAPVRTAETSVPLLPVLAERWSPRAFDPVAPVDEDKLTAALEAARWSPSAANTQPWRFIVARRGSEAFDAIVANLMGFNQVWAGSAGVLIVAVAELVDAEGKERRWATYDLGQAVAHLSIQAHHDGLHVHQMGGFDVDGLRRAFDIDESFEPVSVTALGTVGDAESLPEPLRQREQAPRTRLPLADIVVVND, encoded by the coding sequence ATGTCCCTCGCATCCGCCCCCGTCCGCACCGCCGAGACCTCCGTCCCGCTGCTGCCCGTGCTCGCCGAGCGCTGGAGCCCGCGGGCCTTCGACCCCGTCGCCCCCGTCGACGAGGACAAGCTCACCGCCGCCCTCGAGGCCGCGCGCTGGTCGCCGTCCGCCGCCAACACGCAGCCGTGGCGCTTCATCGTCGCCCGTCGGGGGTCCGAGGCGTTCGACGCCATCGTCGCGAACCTGATGGGCTTCAACCAGGTGTGGGCCGGCAGCGCCGGCGTCCTCATCGTCGCCGTCGCCGAGCTGGTGGACGCCGAGGGCAAGGAGCGCCGCTGGGCCACCTACGACCTCGGTCAGGCTGTCGCGCACCTGAGCATCCAGGCCCACCACGACGGCCTGCACGTGCACCAGATGGGCGGCTTCGACGTCGACGGCCTGCGCCGCGCGTTCGACATCGACGAGAGCTTCGAGCCCGTCTCGGTCACCGCCCTCGGCACCGTCGGGGACGCGGAGTCGCTGCCCGAGCCGCTCCGCCAGCGCGAGCAGGCACCGCGCACCCGCCTGCCGCTCGCGGACATCGTCGTCGTCAACGACTGA
- a CDS encoding MerR family transcriptional regulator, which translates to MLISELAERSGTPAATIKYYVREGLLPAGDRQGGNRTVYGEQHERRLRLIRAMLEVGKLSIASVKSVLAALDEPDAPIAHTFDVAQQALSRSAVPDVSEPSDDAYARVDALTARAGWTDCDDNIGRGIAAQVIDAFDKAGFPLPDDYLDRYAAAARIHAEADLGAVGTLPDPSRMTELMVVGTVLGDTLSLGLRRIAQAVVTNERRQS; encoded by the coding sequence GTGCTCATCTCCGAACTCGCCGAACGCTCCGGCACTCCCGCCGCCACGATCAAGTACTACGTCCGCGAGGGGCTCCTGCCCGCGGGTGACCGCCAGGGCGGGAACCGCACGGTCTACGGCGAGCAGCACGAACGCCGCCTGCGGCTGATCCGCGCGATGCTCGAGGTGGGCAAGCTGTCCATCGCCTCGGTCAAGTCGGTGCTGGCCGCACTGGACGAACCGGATGCGCCCATCGCCCACACGTTCGACGTGGCACAGCAGGCACTGTCGCGCTCGGCGGTCCCGGACGTCTCCGAACCGTCGGACGACGCCTACGCCCGCGTCGACGCCCTGACCGCCCGCGCGGGATGGACGGACTGCGACGACAACATCGGTCGCGGCATCGCCGCGCAGGTGATCGACGCGTTCGACAAGGCCGGCTTCCCCCTCCCCGACGACTACCTCGACCGCTACGCGGCGGCCGCGCGCATCCACGCCGAGGCCGATCTCGGAGCCGTCGGCACCCTCCCCGATCCGTCGCGGATGACCGAGCTCATGGTCGTCGGCACGGTGCTCGGCGACACCCTCTCGCTCGGCCTGCGCCGGATCGCGCAGGCCGTCGTCACCAACGAAAGAAGACAATCGTGA